Proteins from one Ananas comosus cultivar F153 linkage group 5, ASM154086v1, whole genome shotgun sequence genomic window:
- the LOC109710308 gene encoding ACT domain-containing protein ACR4-like, producing the protein MAPKPTDSQTLGGGGGSPHTEVEDEYEKLVIKMNPPRVTVDNTSDMAATLVKVDSVNKFGSLLEVVQVLTDLKLTIRRAYISSDGEWFMDVFHVVDREGNKIYDGEVIDRIEESLGAKSFSLRSATRSVSIQATAEYTCIELLGQDRPGLLSEIFAVLVNLECNVVGAEVWTHSLRMASVIYLTDESTGTPIEDPDRLNTMKRLLRFVLKGSGDKRSTARTAISEEVTHIERRLHQLMCADRDCALGGSKCSDEEEAEQSETNKTVVTVESCVEKGYTVVNVRCNDRPKLLFDAVCTLTDMEYVVFHGTVIAEGPEAYQEFYIRHLDESPIISEAEGRRLVHSLEAAIERRNTEGIRLELCCEDRFGLLSDVTRIFRENGLSVTHAEVSTRGAQAVNVFYVMDATGGPVESQTIEAVRNKIGEKILHVRDDLKSKSPTKDSGSSSFGNMIRSRSEKFLYNLGLIRSCS; encoded by the exons ATGGCGCCTAAG CCCACTGATTCACAAACTttgggggggggaggggggtcTCCTCACACTGAAGTTGAAGATGAGTATGAGAAGCTGGTGATTAAAATGAACCCACCAAG GGTTACTGTGGATAACACCTCAGACATGGCAGCCACTTTGGTGAAG GTGGATAGTGTTAACAAGTTTGGGAGCTTGTTAGAAGTTGTGCAGGTTTTGACTGATCTGAAGCTTACCATAAGAAGAGCTTACATTTCCTCTGATGGAGAGTGGTTTATGGATG tgttTCATGTTGTAGATAGGGAAGGGAATAAGATTTACGACGGCGAAGTTATCGATCGAATCGAAGAG TCGTTAGGAGCGAAATCGTTTAGCCTTCGGTCTGCGACAAGATCGGTCAGTATTCAAGCTACTGCTGAATACACTTGCATCGAACTTCTAGGCCAAGACCGGCCGGGGCTCCTCTCGGAGATTTTCGCGGTCCTCGTGAACCTCGAGTGCAATGTGGTGGGGGCCGAGGTGTGGACGCATAGTTTGCGAATGGCTTCCGTAATTTATCTAACCGACGAGTCGACCGGCACCCCGATCGAGGACCCTGATCGGCTCAACACGATGAAGAGGCTTCTAAGATTTGTTCTGAAAGGCAGCGGAGATAAGCGGAGTACTGCGAGGACAGCTATTTCCGAAGAAGTGACCCACATAGAAAGACGGCTTCATCAGCTGATGTGCGCCGATCGGGATTGCGCGCTGGGAGGTAGCAAGTGTTCGGACGAGGAAGAAGCTGAGCAGAGTGAGACGAATAAGACGGTCGTGACGGTCGAGAGCTGCGTAGAGAAAGGGTATACGGTCGTGAATGTAAGGTGCAACGACCGTCCGAAGCTGCTGTTCGACGCTGTTTGTACTCTCACTGACATGGAGTATGTGGTGTTCCACGGAACTGTTATCGCCGAAGGGCCAGAAGCTTATCAG GAATTCTATATCAGACACCTCGACGAGAGCCCCATAATCTCCGAAGCGGAGGGGCGGCGATTAGTCCACTCCTTAGAAGCCGCGATCGAGAGGAGAAACACTGAG GGAATAAGGCTCGAGCTCTGCTGCGAAGACCGGTTCGGGCTCTTATCGGACGTGACGCGAATCTTTCGAGAGAACGGACTTTCTGTGACTCACGCGGAGGTCTCGACGAGGGGAGCTCAAGCAGTGAATGTGTTCTACGTCATGGATGCGACAGGAGGTCCAGTCGAGAGCCAAACAATCGAGGCGGTGAGAAATAAAATCGGGGAGAAAATTCTGCATGTTAGAGATGATCTCAAGTCGAAATCGCCGACCAAGGACAGTGGGAGTTCCTCTTTCGGAAACATGATTAGGTCTAGGTCAGAGAAGTTTCTGTATAATCTGGGGTTGATAAGATCATGCTCTTGA
- the LOC109710309 gene encoding uncharacterized protein LOC109710309 — FGPLDHLRRAARSAAAAAEEVAAWAAKGGVSAEHDDEKALVGFLNESKDQPSAENSIPLSPQWLYAKPADSKFGVVAASGDARPPTPKDMWRLDSSLDKKEWRRNVPDIDSNRRWLEEERETSLLGRRERRKEGDRETAEYRKNNRRSDNISMREVADSKWSSRWGPEDKEKDSRLEKKMDVDKDDSHVQKQQLPFSGGLRPLSESDSRDKWRPRYRQEIQSGGSTMAHHGAPGFGLEKGRAEGSNVGFAPGRGRSNLSRSFSTGPIGALPVERNVSETVHTFRYPRGKLLDIYRKQRTLPSFEATPEGLEEVPSITLSSSVTPLAFLTLDDDEKAAVNDIWEGKVTSSEADSPSKEHATGVDNEIGSDYILGEFSDNVKSLTIAVDNDRISPLISENDAFYDTKVSLGTNGSVEKPGERKLLNNDGHARNSDFLKNSKLEEVDPAATFDVSAKLPYDSSSLFVTPTVQVIQKTIELSNSSDVAPNPSTPPEELSLFYRDPQGRIQGPFLVADIMSWLEEGYFGTDLPVCPSDAPEGTPFRPLGELIPHLTSKSEQVPVVSPVQNIEPLESARGNSESRIHEFAVQDADEVLYRGKLMSMDRPLVNLTSDQSNLLQTSSGHILMASEVGQVSLPNQRDPKDNDLNSRRLLFSELEGTQPKNPLLSVDQPFPETAAVKDVSLFSHRQEQHMVPDEFSTKYRKNSSSNVLHDAIGASHLPTIEHQFNLEEHLLSQQLLKQRLQQEELLAQQNLDFLHHQQSNNHQVPDLEHMLKLQFELDQQQRLQQLQQQNIRQQLHQQEMQFLQQQQEQQQQLLLEQMLHQQLNGDPRHRNNNILDEVLLRQHLLNESQQQSHYLQREHDALVEQLIQAKFMQNRQHGQNLLDILSHSNSRQMLPFEQQKLLLDLQQEQMLRAQQFPIPSRQQSHMEERFNQFIQPSPSAHLNHSSRLSPLDFVHPPQRASSVELNNQIERNVALHELLNRGQGIHPLDRAISLPTTSLSPNIDLVNDLSHIHSSVHPYQHRMPEQYGGSLMDAMEGHLMVDSNRQLSNNLIESQLRQFQIEAERQRRGVKLSSSFENREHDLGNMMNQKMVLQSHQSLGLSDVSPSSSYGRGEPSWLYSHPIADNSCKLAADRTDYSESLVENSLFATTRQASQDGLVNANFGSQGMPFQSTSGMFLEQKLFPTDADGIHKEELVNTMGRNPSIERLNFADPNDGRSRTKPGSKANFMGKSILDNLEAGVGQMVGRGQEEMEVAAPNRPATFGSAGGDAIFQNYEVGDDNAFVGEISKNRNSSATLKGTDSSTLKLAHDQRASVSSEAAFSELVSTLPVKDAKREPGGVSDVPSSAKKDATFRRVPSGGIIAGASEPSFIDMLKSTSKKPTLEADASASAPSDSSESMQGSGSKSNIKKKGKKGRQIDPSLLGFKVHSNRIMMGEIQRPED; from the exons TTCGGCCCCCTTGACCACCTTCGCCGGGCCgcgaggtcggcggcggcggcggcggaggaggtggcggcgTGGGCCGCAAAAG GTGGTGTTTCTGCTGAGCATGATGACGAGAAGGCTCTTGTGGGATTTCTCAATGAATCAAAAG ATCAACCTTCGGCTGAGAATAGCATTCCTCTTTCGCCACAATGGCTTTATGCTAAACCTGCTGATAGCAAGTTTGGTGTTGTTGCTGCATCAGGG GATGCTCGCCCACCCACTCCAAAAGATATGTGGCGGTTGGATAGTTCTCTGGATAAGAAAGAATGGAGAAGGAATGTGCCCGATATTGATAGTAATCGTCGTTGGCttgaagaggaaagagaaactAGCTTACTTGGTAGGAGAGAGCGTAGAAAGGAAGGAGATCGAGAAACTGCTGAATATCGCAAAAATAATCGCCGTTCTGATAATATCTCTATGAGAGAAGTTGCTGATAGCAAATGGTCATCGAGGTGGGGCCCAGAAGACAAAGAGAAGGACTCTCGACTGGAGAAGAAGATGGATGTAGACAAGGACGATTCTCATGTTCAAAAGCAGCAGCTGCCTTTTTCTGGTGGGCTCCGTCCATTGTCGGAGTCAGACTCACGTGATAAATGGCGGCCTCGCTACCGCCAGGAAATTCAATCTGGTGGGTCCACTATGGCCCATCATGGGGCTCCTGGATTTGGGTTAGAGAAAGGGCGTGCAGAGGGATCAAATGTGGGATTTGCCCCTGGAAGGGGTAGGTCAAATTTAAGCAGGTCGTTCTCTACTGGGCCTATTGGTGCTTTGCCAGTAGAAAGGAATGTGTCTGAAACTGTTCATACTTTTCGGTATCCAAGAGGAAAGCTTCTTGACATTTATAGGAAGCAGAGGACACTGCCATCATTTGAAGCTACTCCTGAGGGTCTAGAAGAAGTTCCTTCCATTACGTTGTCTAGTTCTGTGACTCCATTGGCCTTCCTCACACTAGATGATGATGAGAAG GCAGCTGTAAATGATATCTGGGAGGGAAAGGTCACTAGCAGTGAAGCAGATTCTCCAAGTAAGGAGCACGCGACAGGAGTTGACAATGAGATAG GATCAGATTACATACTTGGAGAATTCAGCGACAATGTCAAATCTTTAACTATTGCAGTGGATAATGATCGCATATCTCCACTAATTTCAGAAAATGATGCTTTCTATGATACAAAGGTCTCCTTGGGTACCAATGGCTCTGTAGAGAAACCTGGTGAGCGAAAATTGCTTAATAATGATGGGCATGCTAGAAATTCAGATTTTCTAAAGAACTCAAAGTTGGAAGAAGTGGACCCAGCTGCTACTTTTGATGTTAGTGCTAAGTTGCCATATGATTCAAGTTCGCTCTTTGTTACACCAACCGTCCAAGTTATTCAGAAAACAATTGAATTATCGAATAGTAGTGATGTTGCTCCAAATCCTTCTACTCCTCCCGAGGAGTTGAGTTTGTTTTACCGGGACCCGCAAGGAAGGATACAGGGCCCTTTTCTTGTTGCTGATATTATGTCTTGGCTTGAAGAAGGATATTTTGGCACCGATCTACCTGTGTGCCCTTCAGATGCCCCAGAAGGCACTCCTTTCAGGCCACTTGGTGAACTTATACCACATTTGACTTCAAAAAGTGAACAAGTCCCTGTTGTATCTCCTGTTCAAAATATCGAGCCTTTGGAGTCTGCTAGAGGCAACTCTGAGTCTCGAATTCATGAATTTGCTGTACAGGATGCTGACG AAGTGTTGTACAGGGGAAAGCTTATGAGTATGGATAGGCCACTGGTGAATCTTACTAGCGACCAAAGTAATTTGTTACAGACCTCTAGTGGTCATATTCTAATGGCATCTGAAGTGGGACAAGTCTCTTTACCTAATCAAAGGGACCCAAAAGATAATGATTTGAATTCCCGTAGATTACTTTTCTCTGAGCTGGAAGGAACTCAGCCAAAGAACCCTCTTTTGTCAGTTGATCAGCCGTTTCCTGAAACTGCGGCTGTGAAGGATGTATCTCTTTTTAGCCATAGACAGGAACAACATATGGTTCCTGATGAATTTTCCACCAAGTATAGGAAGAATAGTAGTTCAAATGTACTTCATGATGCTATTGGTGCTAGTCATTTGCCCACTATTGAACACCAGTTCAACTTAGAAGAGCATCTCCTCTCCCAGCAGTTACTTAAGCAGCGACTACAGCAGGAAGAGTTACTGGCCCAGCAAAATCTCGATTTTCTGCACCATCAACAATCTAATAATCACCAAGTGCCGGATTTGGAGCACATGTTGAAACTCCAGTTTGAACTTGACCAACAGCAACGTCTTCAGCAGTTGCAGCAGCAGAATATAAGACAACAGCTTCATCAACAGGAGATGCAATttctgcagcagcagcaggagcagcagcagcaattaTTGCTGGAGCAAATGCTGCATCAGCAATTAAATGGCGATCCACGCCACAGAAATAACAACATCCTTGATGAAGTTCTGTTGAGGCAGCACCTGTTGAATGAGTCACAGCAGCAATCCCACTATCTTCAACGAGAGCATGATGCACTTGTCGAGCAGCTTATCCAAGCAAAATTCATGCAAAACCGTCAGCATGGTCAGAATTTGTTGGATATCTTATCTCATTCCAACAGTAGGCAGATGCTTCCTTTCGAACAACAGAAGCTGCTTTTAGATCTTCAGCAGGAACAGATGCTCCGAGCACAGCAATTTCCGATTCCTTCGAGGCAGCAATCGCACATGGAAGAAAGATTTAACCAGTTCATCCAGCCATCACCTAGTGCACACCTTAATCATTCTTCTAGACTTAGCCCATTGGATTTTGTGCACCCCCCTCAGAGAGCCTCGTCCGTTGAGCTCAACAACCAAATTGAGCGGAATGTTGCATTGCATGAGCTATTAAACAGAGGTCAGGGGATCCATCCTCTTGATAGGGCAATTTCATTACCTACGACCTCTCTCTCGCCAAACATTGACCTTGTGAATGACCTTTCACACATTCATTCTAGTGTTCATCCCTATCAACATAGGATGCCTGAACAGTATGGTGGTTCACTCATGGATGCCATGGAGGGGCACTTGATGGTTGACTCTAATAGGCAGCTGTCTAATAACCTTATAGAATCACAGTTGAGACAGTTCCAGATTGAAGCAGAGAGGCAGAGGAGAGGTGTGAAATTGAGTTCATCCTTTGAGAACCGAGAACATGATTTAGGAAATATGATGAACCAAAAGATGGTCCTGCAATCTCATCAGTCATTAGGGCTTTCTGATGTCTCTCCTTCATCATCTTATGGCCGTGGGGAGCCTTCTTGGCTCTATTCTCATCCTATTGCAGACAATTCCTGTAAGCTTGCTGCAGATAGAACAGACTACAGTGAATCATTGGTAGAAAATTCTCTTTTCGCTACGACAAGGCAAGCATCACAGGATGGATTAGTAAATGCTAATTTTGGCAGTCAAGGTATGCCTTTTCAATCTACTAGTGGAATGTTTCTAGAACAGAAGCTTTTCCCCACAGATGCTGATGGAATTCACAAAGAAGAGCTTGTAAATACCATGGGTCGCAATCCATCTATAGAAAGATTGAACTTTGCCGATCCAAATGACGGTAGGAGCAGAACAAAACCTGGTTCTAAAGCTAATTTCATGGGTAAATCTATTCTGGACAATCTTGAAGCTGGGGTTGGGCAAATGGTAGGCAGAGGTCAAGAAGAAATGGAAGTTGCTGCTCCTAACAGACCTGCCACTTTTGGCAGTGCAG GTGGGGATGCTATCTTTCAGAATTATGAGGTTGGAGATGATAATGCTTTTGTTGGCGAGATAAGCAAGAACAG GAATTCTAGTGCTACTCTGAAGGGGACTGATAGTTCAACACTAAAGCTCGCCCATGATCAGAGAGCTTCTGTTTCATCAGAGGCTGCATTTTCGGAGTTAGTTTCTACTCTTCCTGTCAAAG ATGCTAAGAGAGAACCTGGAGGCGTTTCAGACGTTCCATCGTCTGCCAAGAAAGATGCAACATTTCGTCGAGTGCCGTCAGGTGGCATCATTGCCGGAGCGTCGGAGCCTTCCTTCATCGACATGCTGAAGAGCACCAGCAAAAAGCCCACACTGGAAGCCGACGCGTCTGCTTCTGCTCCTTCCGACTCCTCAGAATCCATGCAGGGTAGCGGCAGCAAGAGCAACATTAAGAAAAAGGGGAAGAAGGGTCGGCAAATCGACCCGTCGCTTCTGGGTTTCAAGGTCCACAGCAATCGCATCATGATGGGCGAGATCCAACGCCCCGAAGATTGA